The proteins below come from a single Mya arenaria isolate MELC-2E11 chromosome 8, ASM2691426v1 genomic window:
- the LOC128242261 gene encoding trypsin beta-like, which yields MAVLKLTVFAVLIGAALGSTLYVSRPLSKDGPSGGSRIINGMEATPGEFPHQVTLLNNGYHSCGGSVIANDWVLTAAHCVDGQALSSLAVVVDLHDFSNPGSSYIWFDIAQIIMHNSYNKGPGGFPNDMALLRLSRSTQPDITKNIIELAPGGTSFAGERCTISGWGTTETGTGASILMKTDVNVLTKAQCTVYWGSSILDQHVCIWGQDTAQGSGSCNGDSGGPLVCRGFLAGVTSWGRSGCHDNGFVTSPSVYASVSYFRSWVNSNCGGCL from the exons ATGGCTGTTCTAAAACTGACTGTCTTCGCTGTACTGATTG GAGCGGCGCTGGGTTCCACTCTGTATGTGAGCCGCCCTCTCTCCAAAGACGGTCCGTCGGGCGGATCGCGGATAATCAACGGGATGGAGGCTACCCCGGGAGAGTTCCCACACCAGGTTACACTCCTGAATAACGGCTACCACTCGTGTGGTGGATCCGTCATTGCCAACGACTGGGTCCTCACCGCCGCCCATTGCGTCGACGGACA GGCTTTGTCCTCCCTGGCCGTTGTGGTGGACCTACACGACTTCAGCAACCCCGGCAGTAGCTACATCTGGTTCGATATTGCACAGATCATTATG CATAACAGTTACAACAAGGGGCCCGGTGGTTTCCCTAACGACATGGCTCTGCTGCGTCTGTCCAGATCCACACAGCCGGATATCACGAAAAACATCATCGAGTTGGCACCGGGAGGGACGTCGTTCGCCGGCGAGAGATGCACCATTTCCGGCTGGGGAACCACAG AAACCGGAACCGGCGCGTCCATTCTGATGAAAACTGACGTCAACGTCCTCACGAAGGCGCAGTGCACTGTATACTGGGGCTCAAGCATCCTCGACCAGCACGTGTGCATCTGGGGTCAGGACACCGCTCAGGGATCTGGCTCGTGCAAC GGGGACAGCGGCGGCCCGCTCGTCTGCCGGGGTTTCCTGGCCGGTGTCACATCATGGGGACGCAGTGGTTGTCACGACAACGGTTTCGTCACATCTCCCAGCGTCTACGCGAGCGTTAGCTACTTCCGGTCCTGGGTAAACAGCAACTGCGGCGGCTGCCTCTAG